From the Oryza glaberrima chromosome 5, OglaRS2, whole genome shotgun sequence genome, one window contains:
- the LOC127774030 gene encoding RAN GTPase-activating protein 1-like — protein sequence MDSTKQDFQPRTFSIKLWPPSESTRLMLVERMTKNLSTESIFSRKYGLLGKEEAHDNAKRIEEVCFASADEHFKEEPDGDGSSAVQLYAKETSKLMLEVLKRGPRTTVEPEVPVADTPLEPADSVFDISGGKRAFIEADEAKELLSPLIKPGNAYKRICFSNRSFGIGAANVAGPILESIKKQLTEVDISDFVAGRPEDEALDVMRIFSKALEGAVLRYLNISDNALGEKGVRAFEELLKSQDNLEELYVMNDGISEEAAQALSEFIPSTEKLKILHFHNNMTGDEGAMFIAEMVKRSPNLESFRCSATRIGSDGGVALAEALGTCTRLKKLDLRDNLFGVEAGLALSKTLSKLPDLVELYLSDLNLENKGTVAIINTLKQSAPQLEVLEMAGNEINAKASQALAECLTAMQSLKKLTLAENELKDDGAVVIAKSLEDGHQDLKELDVSTNMLQRVGARCFAQAIANKPGFVQLNINGNFISDEGIDEVKDILKSGENSVEVLGPLDENDPEGEAEDDEEEEEEEEDDGELDSKLQSLKVEQDD from the coding sequence ATGGATTCGACTAAGCAAGATTTCCAACCCCGGACATTCTCCATCAAACTGTGGCCACCAAGTGAAAGCACTCGTCTCATGCTTGTGGAGAGGATGACCAAGAACCTTTCCACAGAGTCCATATTTTCTCGCAAGTACGGCCTTTTGGGCAAGGAAGAGGCTCATGATAATGCTAAAAGGATTGAAGAGGTATGCTTTGCCTCTGCAGACGAGCATTTCAAGGAGGAGCCTGATGGTGATGGGAGTTCTGCTGTCCAGCTGTACGCAAAGGAAACTAGCAAGTTGATGCTGGAAGTTCTGAAAAGAGGGCCAAGGACCACTGTGGAACCAGAAGTACCTGTTGCTGATACACCTCTTGAGCCTGCTGATTCTGTATTTGATATATCTGGTGGCAAGCGTGCGTTTATTGAGGCAGATGAAGCGAAGGAACTTTTGAGCCCGCTTATCAAACCAGGAAATGCATATAAACGGATTTGCTTCAGCAACAGGAGCTTTGGTATTGGTGCTGCCAATGTTGCTGGACCTATTCTGGAATCAATCAAAAAGCAACTCACAGAGGTGGATATATCAGATTTTGTTGCTGGCAGACCTGAGGATGAAGCCCTTGATGTGATGCGCATCTTCTCAAAAGCTTTAGAAGGCGCTGTACTGAGATACTTGAACATCTCTGATAATGCTTTAGGTGAGAAGGGTGTCAGAGCATTTGAAGAGCTCCTGAAATCACAGGACAACCTGGAAGAACTATATGTGATGAATGATGGTATATCAGAGGAAGCCGCACAAGCTCTTTCTGAATTTATTCCTTCAACCGAGAAGCTTAAGATCCTCCACTTCCACAACAATATGACGGGGGATGAAGGTGCTATGTTTATTGCTGAGATGGTTAAACGTTCTCCTAATCTAGAGAGCTTCAGGTGCTCAGCAACAAGGATAGGATCTGATGGTGGGGTGGCTCTGGCTGAGGCATTAGGGACTTGTACTCGTCTGAAGAAACTTGATCTCAGGGACAACTTGTTTGGAGTTGAGGCAGGGTTGGCTCTCAGCAAAACCCTTTCAAAACTTCCTGATCTTGTTGAGCTGTATCTCAGTGATCTCAATCTTGAGAACAAGGGCACTGTAGCAATTATCAATACCCTCAAACAGTCAGCACCCCAGTTGGAGGTCCTTGAAATGGCTGGGAATGAAATTAACGCCAAAGCATCCCAAGCTTTAGCAGAATGCCTGACAGCAATGCAATCACTTAAGAAGTTGACCTTGGCAGAGAATGAACTGAAGGATGATGGTGCTGTGGTGATTGCAAAATCACTGGAAGATGGACACCAGGATCTGAAGGAGCTTGATGTTAGCACGAATATGCTGCAGAGGGTGGGAGCTCGGTGCTTTGCCCAGGCAATCGCAAACAAGCCAGGTTTTGTGCAACTGAACATAAACGGGAATTTCATCTCGGACGAAGGGATTGATGAGGTGAAAGATATTCTGAAGAGTGGTGAGAACTCTGTGGAGGTGCTTGGTCCACTAGATGAGAACGACCCTGAGGGGGAGGCtgaagatgatgaggaagaggaagaggaggaagaggatgacggTGAGCTGGACTCGAAGCTTCAGAGCCTGAAGGTTGAGCAGGACGATTAG
- the LOC127773858 gene encoding protein ANTHESIS POMOTING FACTOR 1, with protein MAATLSQLDDGIVRGMAIGAVFTDYAGKINCLDFHRKEDLLVTSSEDDSIRLYNITSATLLKTTYHRKHGADRVCFTHHPSSILCSSRYNLESAESLRYLSLYDNRCLRYFKGHKDRVVSLCMSPVNDSFMSGSLDHSVRIWDLRVNACQGILRLRGRPSVAYDQQGLVFAVAMEGGAIKLFDSRSYDKGPFDTFLVGGDTAEVSDIKFSNDGKSMLLTTTNNHIYVLDAYGGDKRCGFSLESSPNVSTEAAFTPDGQYVISGSGDGTLHAWNINTIQEIACWNSHIGPITALKWAPRRAMFATASTALTFWIPNNSSSN; from the exons atggCGGCGACGCTGTCGCAGCTCGACGACGGGATCGTCCGCGGGATGGCCATCGGCGCGGTATTCACCGACTAC gcTGGGAAGATAAACTGCCTCGACTTCCACCGCAAGGAGGATCTCCTCGTCACCTCCAGCGAGGACGACTCCATACGCCTCTACAACATCACCAGCGCCAC GTTGTTGAAGACTACATATCATAGGAAACATGGTGCTGACCGTGTCTGTTTCACTCACCATCCGAGTTCTATCTTATGTTCATCAAGATACAATCTAGAGTCAGCAGAGTCACTTCGTTATTTATCACTGTATGACAACCGTTGCTTAAGATATTTTAAAGGACACAAAGACAG GgttgtttcactatgtatgtcACCTGTCAACGATAGTTTTATGTCAGGATCACTTGATCACAGTGTCAGGATATGGGATCTTCGTGTAAATGCTTGTCAG GGTATACTACGTTTGCGTGGTAGGCCTTCTGTTGCATATGATCAGCAGGGACTTGTTTTTGCCGTGGCAATGGAAGGAGGTGCTATTAAGCTATTTGATTCCCGGTCATATGACAAA GGTCCCTTTGACACTTTCTTGGTTGGTGGAGATACAGCTGAAGTTTCTGACATCAAATTTAGCAATGATGGCAAGTCCATGCTTTTGACAACAACCAACAACCATATATATGTTCTGGATGCATATGGAGGGGATAAG AGGTGTGGCTTTAGTCTGGAGTCATCTCCCAATGTATCAACTGAAGCTGCTTTTACTCCAGATGGCCAATATGTAATTTCAG GATCTGGTGATGGTACCTTGCATGCTTGGAACATCAATACAATACAAGAG ATTGCTTGTTGGAACAGTCACATCGGTCCTATCACTGCTTTGAAGTGGGCTCCCCGTCGAGCAATGTTTGCAACTGCGTCAACTGCCCTAACTTTCTGGATTCCCAACAATTCCAGTTCGAATTAG
- the LOC127773859 gene encoding farnesyl pyrophosphate synthase-like produces the protein MAAANGSACGGGGVDKEKEEFKQIYGVLKEELLRDPAFEFTDSSRQWIDRMLDYNVPGGKCNRGLSVVDSYKLLKGTNVLSQEDMFLASTLGWCVEWLQAYFLVLDDIMDDSHTRRGQPCWFRVPQVGSIAINDGVILRNHITRMLRLHFRGKLYYADLLDLFNEVEFKTASGQLLDLITTHEGEKDLNKYNIGVHRRIVQYKTSYYSFYLPVACALLLSGEDLTKYGAVEDILVKMGIYFQVQDDYLDCYGDPKFIGKIGTDIEDYKCSWLVVQALERADESQKSVLFENYGKKDPACVAKVKSLYRELNLEAVFLDYENESYKKLIADIEAQPSIAVQNVLKSFLHKIYKRQK, from the exons atggcggcggcgaatgGGAGCgcctgcggcggaggcggcgtggacaaggagaaggaggagttCAAGCAGATCTACGGGGTGCTCAAGGAGGAGCTGCTCAGGGACCCCGCCTTCGAGTTCACCGACTCGTCGCGGCAGTGGATCGATCGC ATGTTGGACTACAATGTACCTGGAG GGAAGTGCAATCGTGGTCTCTCTGTGGTCGATAGCTATAAGCTGTTGAAGGGCACCAATGTTCTAAGTCAGGAAGACATGTTTCTCGCGAGCACTCTTGGTTGGTGCGTTGAATGG CTTCAAGCTTACTTTCTCGTGCTTGATGATATCATGGATGATTCTCACACTCGACGTGGTCAGCCTTGTTGGTTTCGGGTGCCTCAG GTTGGCTCCATTGCTATCAATGATGGAGTTATCCTTCGCAACCATATCACGCGAATGCTTCGGCTCCACTTTAGAGGAAAACTTTACTATGCTGATCTCCTTGATTTATTCAATGAG GTCGAGTTCAAGACAGCTTCAGGTCAATTGCTAGACCTTATCACTACTCACGAGGGAGAAAAAGATCTAAACAAATATAACATAGGAGT TCACCGCCGCATTGTTCAATATAAGACATCCTACTATTCATTTTATCTGCCG GTTGCTTGTGCACTGTTGCTATCTGGAGAGGACTTGACCAAATATGGTGCTGTAGAAGACATTCTTGTTAAGATGGGAATATACTTTCAAGTCCAG GACGATTATCTAGATTGTTATGGTGACCCCAAATTTATTGGCAAG ATCGGGACTGACATTGAAGATTACAAATGCTCTTGGCTAGTTGTGCAAGCCCTTGAGCGTGCTGATGAGAGTCAAAAGAGCGTTCTATTT GAAAATTATGGAAAGAAAGATCCAGCCTGTGTGGCAAAAGTGAAGAGCCTCTACAGAGAACTAAACCTAGAG GCGGTCTTTCTGGACTATGAGAACGAGAGTTACAAGAAGTTGATTGCGGATATAGAAGCCCAGCCAAGCATAGCTGTTCAGAATGTTCTGAAGTCCTTCTTGCACAAGATCTACAAGAGACAGAAGTAG